The following proteins are co-located in the Patescibacteria group bacterium genome:
- a CDS encoding ScpA family protein — protein MEFAVQQEAFTGPLGLLLELIESKELSISKVSLAQVTDEYLKRMETEKVPIDELADFLLIASRLIYLKSRELMPYLMRDDDAEEGIDELEEQLRVYKEFVEASKKLEERFGKTTMMARPFVRVKLTEPVFSPPPSLDVAILFDAYRNVIKRLEPFFALQETSMERIKSVEERIEEMKGALEARAKVSFSEVVSGARSKMEVVVSFLALLELLRRQIVTVDQKGAFGEIELSKV, from the coding sequence ATGGAATTCGCTGTTCAGCAAGAGGCGTTTACGGGGCCACTCGGGCTCTTGTTGGAGTTGATCGAAAGTAAGGAACTATCGATCTCGAAGGTTTCACTCGCCCAGGTGACGGACGAGTATCTGAAGCGGATGGAGACGGAGAAGGTGCCGATTGATGAACTTGCCGATTTCCTTCTCATTGCCTCGCGTCTCATTTATCTGAAGAGTCGTGAGCTGATGCCGTACTTGATGCGGGATGACGATGCGGAAGAGGGAATTGATGAGCTGGAAGAACAGCTCCGAGTCTATAAAGAATTCGTCGAGGCCTCGAAGAAACTTGAGGAGCGATTCGGCAAGACGACGATGATGGCTCGGCCGTTCGTGAGAGTGAAGCTGACCGAGCCGGTATTTTCGCCGCCGCCATCACTTGATGTCGCGATTCTCTTTGACGCCTATCGGAACGTGATCAAGAGACTCGAGCCATTCTTTGCACTGCAAGAAACGTCGATGGAGCGCATCAAATCTGTGGAGGAGCGAATCGAAGAGATGAAAGGCGCGCTTGAGGCGAGGGCTAAAGTTTCATTTTCAGAGGTTGTGAGCGGAGCCAGGAGTAAAATGGAGGTCGTGGTAAGCTTCTTGGCGCTTCTGGAACTTTTACGTCGGCAGATCGTGACGGTGGATCAGAAAGGTGCCTTTGGCGAGATTGAACTATCTAAAGTATGA
- a CDS encoding serine hydrolase, with amino-acid sequence MIARALAQLIFAASLFSVAPVDASLLENQVSAAPIPLDAAHFLLASGYSHLSPAAERTTPPPKKVVSNSFGVVTSADSSIVVDAKSGATLYAEKPDDVRPMGSITKLMTAVVFLDTHPDLASTVKLVSDDYVGGGRTYLKFDDGVKLRDVLGTALVGSDNTAAHALARLSGMTDEDFVKKMNEKARELRMAQSVFVDPSGISSENVSTARDLSQLLLAAQHSEVLRKFMVSPTFTPTQSSGFSVNIESTNLLLGSGANSAYQVMAGKTGYIPQAGYCLATVIEHDGNSVVIVVLGAQKIDDRFTDAKNLAVWAFKTFVWPKP; translated from the coding sequence ATGATCGCTCGCGCTTTAGCTCAACTTATTTTTGCGGCCAGTTTATTTTCGGTGGCACCAGTAGATGCTTCTTTGCTTGAGAACCAGGTGTCGGCCGCGCCTATTCCGCTTGACGCCGCTCATTTCTTGCTAGCCAGCGGTTATTCTCATCTGTCCCCAGCTGCCGAACGGACAACTCCGCCGCCAAAGAAGGTAGTGAGCAACAGTTTTGGCGTGGTGACGAGTGCTGATAGCTCTATTGTGGTTGATGCGAAGAGCGGTGCAACGCTGTATGCAGAGAAGCCGGACGATGTTCGCCCGATGGGTAGCATAACCAAACTAATGACTGCCGTAGTTTTTCTTGATACGCATCCAGATCTCGCCTCGACGGTGAAGCTAGTTTCTGATGACTATGTTGGGGGTGGCCGAACATACCTCAAGTTTGATGACGGGGTGAAACTTCGCGATGTTCTTGGGACTGCGCTCGTGGGCTCTGATAACACCGCCGCGCATGCGCTCGCTCGACTTTCCGGGATGACGGATGAAGATTTTGTAAAAAAAATGAATGAGAAAGCGCGCGAGCTTCGTATGGCGCAGTCAGTTTTTGTGGACCCGAGTGGTATTTCTTCGGAGAATGTTTCCACTGCTCGTGATTTGAGCCAACTTCTATTAGCCGCCCAACATTCCGAGGTGCTTAGAAAGTTTATGGTTTCGCCTACGTTTACTCCGACTCAATCGAGCGGTTTTAGCGTGAACATTGAGAGTACAAATCTTTTGCTTGGATCTGGCGCTAACAGTGCCTACCAGGTCATGGCGGGAAAAACGGGCTACATCCCGCAGGCTGGCTACTGTCTCGCGACGGTCATTGAACATGACGGCAATAGCGTGGTGATCGTAGTCCTAGGGGCGCAAAAGATTGACGACAGATTTACGGACGCTAAGAACCTGGCCGTCTGGGCCTTTAAAACTTTTGTATGGCCGAAGCCGTAG
- the scpB gene encoding SMC-Scp complex subunit ScpB, translating into MTQAKISALLFLSTKPLSVRSISQSLNQKASDVEADLITLAEKMNVEESGIHLVRTGDEWQLVTNPSCADVANALVKDEAGELTRPSLEALTIIAYRGPITKPEIEAIRGVNCTLILRNLLMRGLVTEKDDSLKGQQVYSLSPDAMRYLGLHDVAELPEYGELHANAKIDKLLASLTASMTDTV; encoded by the coding sequence ATGACCCAGGCTAAGATTTCCGCGCTCCTTTTCCTTTCTACCAAGCCGCTTTCTGTGCGGTCAATTTCGCAATCTTTGAACCAGAAGGCGAGTGATGTTGAGGCTGATCTGATTACGCTCGCAGAGAAGATGAATGTGGAGGAATCCGGTATTCACCTTGTACGCACGGGCGACGAATGGCAGCTCGTGACAAACCCGTCTTGCGCCGATGTGGCGAATGCGCTCGTGAAAGATGAGGCGGGGGAGCTGACCCGGCCGTCACTTGAAGCGCTGACGATTATTGCGTATCGCGGTCCCATTACGAAGCCGGAGATCGAGGCTATTCGTGGCGTGAACTGCACGCTCATTCTTCGCAACCTGCTTATGCGTGGGCTCGTGACAGAGAAGGACGATTCGCTCAAAGGCCAGCAGGTGTATTCGCTGTCACCGGACGCGATGCGGTACTTGGGCCTGCACGACGTGGCTGAGCTTCCGGAGTATGGCGAGCTGCATGCGAACGCGAAGATTGATAAACTGCTCGCGTCTTTGACGGCGAGTATGACGGACACCGTATGA
- a CDS encoding ParB/RepB/Spo0J family partition protein, which translates to MNKAKGGLGRGLGSLLSPMSVPVQAPSAPAPADFTPEPIDVVAEGDLRIKQVSPKDIVENPRQPRRHFAQEELAELEESIKEHGILQPLIVSEISPGKYELIAGERRLRASRGLGLDKIPVVIRPMEDDRKKLELALIENIQRSDLNPVEEAQAYRALIEEFDLRQEDVAKRVGKSRPAVANALRLLELDEEMLQALIDGRIMKSHARTLMAEPVLSRRQAIFQDLLKGGVTVREVEARAGSARNRARYAKDPNIGALEMELREKFGTKVTIDMQNSGGKISIYFYAKEDLKSLVERLAKD; encoded by the coding sequence ATGAACAAAGCCAAAGGAGGTTTGGGCAGGGGACTTGGATCACTACTGTCGCCAATGAGCGTCCCTGTTCAAGCACCGAGTGCTCCAGCTCCCGCCGACTTCACACCGGAACCGATCGATGTAGTGGCCGAGGGTGATTTGCGTATCAAGCAGGTTTCACCGAAGGATATCGTCGAGAATCCCCGCCAGCCACGCCGGCATTTTGCTCAAGAGGAACTCGCAGAGCTTGAAGAGAGCATTAAAGAGCACGGCATTCTACAGCCACTCATCGTCTCTGAAATTTCCCCTGGCAAGTACGAGCTCATTGCCGGTGAACGCCGTCTGCGCGCCTCACGCGGTCTTGGACTCGATAAGATTCCAGTGGTCATCAGGCCCATGGAGGATGACCGGAAGAAGCTCGAGCTCGCCTTGATCGAAAACATTCAGCGCTCAGACTTGAACCCCGTTGAAGAAGCACAAGCGTATCGCGCTTTGATTGAGGAGTTCGATCTCCGTCAGGAAGACGTAGCTAAGCGCGTCGGCAAGAGCCGTCCGGCTGTGGCTAACGCCTTACGATTGCTTGAGCTCGACGAAGAGATGCTTCAGGCGCTCATCGATGGTCGCATCATGAAAAGCCACGCTCGCACCCTCATGGCCGAGCCCGTTCTCAGCCGCCGCCAGGCTATTTTTCAGGACCTCTTGAAAGGCGGCGTCACCGTTCGCGAGGTGGAGGCTCGTGCCGGTTCGGCCCGTAACCGCGCCCGCTACGCCAAAGACCCCAATATCGGCGCCCTAGAAATGGAACTCCGCGAAAAGTTCGGCACAAAGGTTACTATCGACATGCAGAACAGCGGGGGCAAGATTTCTATCTATTTTTACGCGAAAGAGGATTTGAAGAGCTTAGTTGAGAGATTAGCGAAAGACTAG
- a CDS encoding small multi-drug export protein: MAEAVAHFVLSVLSGVPAWLKIIVLAMVPVTEYQLAIPYAVERFYFSPAAAYALALGGSALLFFPLFFGLELLRAALTKVCPPLLRPLDAFLLRAEHKLKNSYEKYGALALFFFLAIPFPFTGIWTATTAAVVLKIPFRGAAVGIFLGVLVGQAIVLAATLGIGTLLA, encoded by the coding sequence ATGGCCGAAGCCGTAGCACATTTTGTCCTGTCGGTTCTTTCGGGGGTTCCGGCTTGGCTCAAGATAATCGTGCTAGCCATGGTTCCGGTTACCGAGTATCAGTTGGCCATCCCTTATGCGGTTGAGCGGTTCTATTTTTCACCGGCCGCGGCCTACGCCCTAGCGCTTGGCGGTAGTGCCCTCTTATTTTTTCCGCTTTTCTTCGGATTGGAGTTACTTCGGGCAGCGCTCACTAAAGTTTGTCCACCGCTTCTGCGGCCTTTGGACGCATTTCTTTTACGCGCGGAGCATAAGCTTAAGAACAGTTATGAGAAATATGGCGCGCTGGCCTTGTTCTTTTTTCTCGCCATCCCTTTTCCATTTACGGGTATTTGGACTGCGACCACGGCGGCGGTTGTACTAAAAATCCCCTTTCGCGGAGCCGCGGTGGGGATTTTTTTAGGGGTGCTTGTTGGGCAGGCAATCGTGCTGGCTGCGACGCTCGGAATCGGGACCCTCTTGGCGTAA
- a CDS encoding ParA family protein, producing the protein MVHVVSVVNQKGGVGKTTTSMNLAAFLADFGKRVLLVDLDPQGNATSGLGFQPSELSGTYEVLSGEKQIRDVIIPTAHDRLFLLPGNPDLAGSQVELVNEFNRERKLQNAIAPLKDDYDYILVDNPPSLGLLTINGLVASDSVLVPVQAEYYALEGLGQLLQTVELVKTNIKPELAVMGAVITMFDPRTNLANQVLQELYKHFPGKIFRSVIPRSIRLAEAPSYGKSIIHYDPLSKAAKAYERLAREFLEREKTD; encoded by the coding sequence ATGGTCCATGTAGTATCAGTTGTGAATCAAAAAGGAGGGGTAGGGAAGACCACCACGAGCATGAACTTGGCGGCTTTTTTGGCTGACTTTGGCAAACGGGTGTTATTGGTCGACCTCGACCCCCAGGGCAATGCCACGAGCGGACTCGGCTTCCAACCGTCTGAACTTTCGGGTACCTATGAGGTGCTCTCCGGCGAAAAGCAGATTCGGGATGTGATTATCCCCACTGCCCATGATCGACTATTCCTCTTGCCAGGAAATCCCGACCTCGCCGGCAGTCAGGTTGAGCTTGTGAACGAATTTAATCGCGAGCGAAAACTCCAGAATGCGATCGCGCCTCTGAAGGATGACTACGACTACATTCTTGTGGATAACCCGCCGTCCCTCGGGCTCCTGACCATTAACGGTCTTGTGGCGAGCGATAGCGTGCTTGTTCCTGTGCAGGCGGAGTATTATGCTCTTGAAGGACTTGGCCAACTTTTACAAACCGTCGAGCTCGTAAAAACAAACATTAAGCCGGAACTTGCCGTCATGGGGGCAGTGATTACCATGTTTGACCCGCGGACGAACCTGGCAAATCAGGTTTTGCAGGAGCTTTACAAGCATTTCCCCGGAAAGATCTTCCGCTCGGTCATTCCCCGCAGCATCAGACTCGCCGAGGCGCCAAGTTACGGTAAGTCCATCATCCACTACGATCCGCTGAGTAAAGCAGCTAAAGCGTATGAGCGATTGGCTCGTGAGTTCCTGGAACGTGAAAAAACCGACTAG